The genomic interval AACTCCCGTCGGTGCACGCAGGTGCACAAAACAAACGCTCCATCGTTGAGAATCGAGACGCGTTACGGTTGTTGTAAACAGCCGAGCATGTGTCGTTAACGCTGGTAGTTATAGCGTGATTTGACATCAGTTACACATCAATGAAACCGGTTGACTCAGACGAGGAGGACGCGCAGCAGCTGGGGGCTTACCAAAAGGAGCTGAGGCGTAAGTTAAATGATTAGCTAGCTAATGACGTGCTAACAGCTGAAGGTAGAGCCGTTAAGCTAACCTTGTCAGATAGCTTAATATGACACTCGCGGCGGTGTATTAAAAGTTCCCGTCAACAAAATGCACGACTAAACTAGTGTCGTAGAGTTAAGTTACCTTTACGGTAACGGTATGTCATTAACTAACGTTACTACAGCACTAAGAGGCTCGGCTGGATGAAGTCCTGTCACTGCCACCTGTTGGTTCCCAGTCTAGCCGACAACCAAGCCTCTTGATATGAATTCATTGGCTTGTCTTCTATTAGACAACATTTCCAAGAACACACATATTAACATGTTATGCATTAATATCAGACAGCTAATGTTATACTTACAACGTGTTAACAGTCCCAGTAACCCATGACGGTGTGCAGCCACCATCATTAATGTTGATGAAACCAgtgcttttcctactgtgacaCGCCgacatgtctgctgtgaaaagacCAAtttgtgtttacttgtttgtttacCTAATGATGATTTTTGCACCAATTTGGTGTTtagattttatttcattcaacaATCAATAATAATTTAGATCCATCAACTGTGTGTTTGGTTAATTGTGTATGGGAAAAGTAGCTTATTATACATCCCAGTGATTTCACAAATTGTTCTCTCTAATTTGGGTAGTGGGCAAGTGTTTTAGTTCACAGACGCCAACTAAACTGTCATGGTTGGAGCGCAGAAATAATATACTGTGTGAGGCCAGTGTACATGAGTGTATGTTGGTTTCAGAGCGGGCCAACCAGAGCATACAGCAGCTAAGCAGTGCTTTGGAGCAGCTGAGCTCtgatggagaggaggtggaggagcccAGAGGCAGTGGTGGCAGCCTCTTCGCCACCATGGCCAAAGAGGACAAGGGTGCATGGAGCCAAAAGACACAGAGCGAAGCAGGTGATTAGCTGTGGGACGACTGTGTGAGAAAGACTTAATAGTACACCACCTAGAGCTTTCCCTGTTCATAATATTGAaatgcttcctgtgtgtgtgcgaatgcttgtttcttgtgtcttttggcGTTGTAGTTAATCAGCTGAAGAGCCTTCTACTGAAGCAGGGCAGagacatttcctctcctctcactccttcAAAGAAACAGTCTCCATCCAAGGTAGAGTAAGCAGCTTTGCATGGTTAATATTAAGATGCATTCCACCTAAAGATCACGCTTTCCAGATTTATCAGGCTAGGGTACGATTTCTCCACAGTTAAATGCGGTAAATCATTCAGACTTTTCCATTACATCAATAATTCGCTTGCCATTCTGTTGTGTTTGCttcagtcttttctttcttctgttagAGAGTACAGCAGGAGGGACGGTCCAACTTGACTGCTTTTCAGGATTTGGTACCAATGATTCACAACCAGTCAGATTACATCCAACACCTGGAAGCTGAAGTCAAATTGTGCAAGGTCTGTGcacaaatatgtgtttgtgtgcgtttatATTtgcagtccttttttttttttttttactgttgtgccagttttgatgtgttttgatACACTTCTCCGTGTGCAGGAGGAGCTGCACGAGATGAAACAGCGGATcagagtggtggtggtggagaatgAGAGGTTTCATTCAGACCTCAAATCCAAAGCTGTGGATGAATCACTGAAAGAATACACAATCCACAACTCCAtggtaatgtgtgtttgtgtgtgaaaataatTGTAATCATTTGTGTGCTTTGCAAAATGTATGTACCATATTTACGAGGTTACACACATCATAATATGTGAAATAAAGGATGAAATAATTGTGAGTTTATTTTCAAGTTTCTGACACTAAGGTTGCCGCTATCCTCATTACTCCACACACATCCACCGATGGTGTAGATATCAGAGTTAACTTCAGAAAAAGTCTGTCAAGTTGTTACATCCAGCATGCATTGCAAAACCATTAAAGCAACTTTCTTTTCTCAACAATAATGATTACCTTATGTAAAGTttcttgtaaaataaaataaagatctTTAAAAGTGTAATCTGTCCTGATGTGTTCTTCAGGTGAATGGGAGTTTGGCAGCCAGCAGCCACAGCATGCTGCAAAAAGCAGAACACACCACGTGGAAAAATGAACTGGTATGGATTATAGATTAGCTTTCTGCTCTCCcgttattatttagtttttcgtCTCCATCTCCAACCCTCATGGTGGACAGCGTGTCATCACATGTCTGCATAATCACGGTATTTATTCCAGACAAGAAATGTTGGGCTAATGCTCTGAGGACGTCTTGAAATATCAAATCAttttacaaatgtatatatttccaTCTTGTGTTTTGCATTCGATTTCACATTTCTATTGCTCAAACATACAGTTGCTATGGAAGATTGTGGCAGAATCATAATCTCATCCCATCCTCTTTCATTCCATCGACTAATTCATAGTGTTTAAAGGGTACATGCATAGTCTGTGCTGAACATGTGTATGATTATCAGGAACAAATGAAAGTGATCTACCAGGCCCAGATTGAAAGCTTGGAGGCTCAGGTCATCTCCTTCAGGTCAGTGTACTCCAGCTGTGAAGCCAGCATACCCAGTGACtttggccttttcttttttaaattaaaagaacaatactcatttcctctctctgtttcaaCTTTTCCTTCCGTCTTTAGGAAGaatctgtcagtcagtcagaagGAGTGTGAGGAGGTGAAGGATCGCCTGAGACACCGGGAGAAACAGGCTGCAGATGCACTGAGAGCTGATGGAGCTCCTCGTGTGGCAGGATTGTGTCTGAAGTGTGCTCAGCACGAAGCTGTGTTGGCTGGAACTCACACAAACCTGCATGTCCAGGCTATTGACAGACTCAAAAAGTCAGTGGtagaacacaaatacaaaaaaaggaaactacaTATATAATTCTGGATAAAGAGATccagaattattttttttaatgctgattGTGCATTTTCCTGTCTATTAATCTTTTAGGGAGCGCGATGAGTTACTGGTGGCTCTGCGCGCCGTGCGAGCTAGTCAGCAAGAGGCCCAACAGAGAGAGTGGTCAGCCTGTCTCCAAGTGAAGCAGGCTGTGGAGATGGCGGAAGAAGCAAATCTGTACAAAGCCAGGGTCAGAGAAACATTACgtgtataaatacacaatttTTCAGCGGTGTTGCCTCAAACTGtatgttttgatttttaaagCGCTTTCACTCAGCTAAAAGATTCCTCTTGAGTTGTCCTCTAAAACAGAAGTGAACTATTCCTACTGTGTGCAGGTTGGTTACCTCtgacagagccccccccccgtATCTGGTTGTATGCatgcaggtggaggtgcagTGTGAGCAGCTGTCCAGGGAGCTGGCTCGACTTCGGGAACAACTAGAACGAGAAGCACAGGCCTTGAAGGAGAGACTGGCTGAGGCCCGAGAGGAGGGCCGGGCTGAGGCCCgcaaacagagagaggagctggcACAGACGGTAAAGCTCACTTATTCACTTTCTGTGTGTCTAGACAACTATTGCATATGTATGTCGTTCCACTCCACTGCTCTGGCTGCTTTTGAAATACTGAACTATACTAGAATAGTAATGTGTAAATCACCCCTCATACTTCTATGACGTTTAACAACCACCACAGAGGAATACTTACATTATTTGGCAGAAGTATTACATGTTTTTGATTGGTAAGACGAATAATAATATATGCAACATTTATTGTACTTGACTGTATTGGACCCATGTACTGAGGCAGGTTCTTATTCAAGCTATCAAAGTTGCTGTAAATGTGCAAACGCTGCCATATTTAGTTTTCCATGAAATACTAATataaaattgtgtgtgtgtgtgtgtgtctcaggtgtccAGCCTCTCCCAGCATGTTGCTGAATTGGAAGGAGAGCTAGACAGGGCTCACAGAGACAGGAGCTCACTGACCAGTCAGTTGGAAGATACTCTTCGCAAACTTACCAGCCAGGAACAAGACAATACCAAGGTAGACAACCTTAAGTCAACATGTATGTATTCTTACTTATTATTAGTGCCTGCACTTGCACTTTTGCTGCTAGACcggtacttaaaaaaaaaagatgtctttaTCTTTTGAAGAATGTGAGGTTCAAACACTCCTGATACTCCGGTGCAGGCTCTGCTGCCTGTAATGCTTTTGTAATTCCACTTGGTGGCAGCAATGGTTTATCTATTTCAGTATTTATTCTGCGCGGTTGGAAGGGTGAAttcaacatgtatatataattgAGTTTAAGGTGAGGTAAAAACCAAGCCTTGTTTGAAGATGCTTAGTTCAGGTTTTAACTGGGTTGTATTGCAAAATGATGCAATTGGTAGCAAAGCAGTGACACAATGGCTTAGTGGGCTGCAAGGTTTGGAAGCCTCTGGTCAGCAGATGTTCACCCCTCTGAATTGAAGACACCAAGTCTAGTTTCTCTTGATGACCATGAGCTCTGACTGGGTTGGGTTAGggcaaaagagaaaacaaatgttcagTGCCTCATTATAATTCAATGTTTTCTaaaattattattgatatttgaGTTGATAATAAATTATGATGGTACAAATGACAGTAGcacatgttttaatgtaaacatgGCTAATATAGGaacagtaaacatgtaaatAGGAGAATATTAATGCCATCAGTATTATAACATACTGTAATTAGAGCAGTGAGAACCTTTCTAGGTAAGGATAGGAAATAAGATtatgaaaatacacatttaaataatggcAAATGATGAAACAATGGCCAGGAATTAATAATTGTTAATCAAAGGACTGTCTGTTTCTAATCGGTTCATGTCATCTCTAGATGTGTGTGGATCTTCGGTATCAGCTCAGCCAGGCCCAGCtgaagaaagaggaggcagAGCGAGAGCTCCGAGAGCTCAGCAGCAAGAGCAGCAGACGGATGGAAAAGGCTGCGCAGGTACGTCTGCATTCAACCCGTTGATTATTTCAGATCTACTAGATTACCGAAGTAATTACTtcagtttttagtttagttgatCATTTAGTAAGCAGCCACCAACTTTGCCAGTGTACTGAGGTGAAAATCAAGAACTTTCACATTTATCCAAAATCATTTGTTCAAGCATCAGTTCTCCAGACTGTCCATTGGAAATACTGACTAAGTATGCAGTACCATATACGCCCTGGTTACACTTTTAAAGGACACAGGGCTTATTAGAAATACAATGCCTCATAGTTGATATGAATGTCACCCATATTTCAAACTATTTTACTGATCCTGAATCAAACAATCTTGACTTTTAGACAATCAAATCATTCTCTTTTCAACCTTTTAGGTTGAGATTGTAAGTACTCAACTTCAAGGTTTTGTTTGTCTGCGGACATAAGGTGGGTTGTTGTGAAAGATTCTTATgcctcttccttctccccttcCATCTCtgcgggacaggaagtggaaaggcTGAGCTCAGAGCTGGTTGGCTGTCGGCAGCATCTGGAGGTGGTCCAAAAGGACGGGAGCCAATGGCAGGCCGAAGCCCTGAGCCTAGCAGAACAGCTGGCAAATGCCCAGCGCCAACTGCACCTCACCAGGTAGTACCTAATcctattatacacacacacacacacacacacacacacacacacacacacacacacacacactcccctctgCCCAGCTCCTGCCCAGcacagtccagtccagtccagttcagACCAGCACACCAACTGTACCGCACCAGGTAACAGCTAATCCTATTatacaaaccacacacacataaacacacatgcgcCGCTGTGCAATGGTCCTGGTACCAACTGGACCTCACCAGGTCACCTCTAATCCTGTTAAGCATGCCACAACatattgccacacacacacatatatatatatatatatccatccatccattttcaataccgcttatcctcattagggtcgcgggggcgctggagcctatcccagctgacatagggcgaaggcaggggacaccctcgacaggccgccagtccatcgagggcaatatatatatatatatatatatatatatatatatatatatatatatatatatacacatgaacacactgcCCACTCTGTGCCACCAGGCCATAGCCCAGCCCAGCAATAGCTCAAGCAGAGCCAAAATGGCGCCTGAGCTTTCTTCTGTCCctggcacacagacacacagacacacacacacacacacacacacacacacacacacacacacacacacacacacacacacacacacacacacacacacacacagaaaagtgCAACTGATGGTCACTGGACAGCCTGGCCTTAGTGCCACCTGCCAGTGCCCTGCACCCGTTCTCACGACGGGCGCTACCGGCTCTCCTCCCTCTTACCTCCAtcatctgtctctctatctatttCTGCATCTTTATTTCCCAATTTGTTCCCTGTTTCACTTCCTCTCTTGTTCTTTTATCATCCCATCCTTCTTTACAGTCATCCATCTATCTGATCTACCTGCAGCTCCTATCGTCTTCATTGTCCTTAGTCATTCTTTGCCAAAATTCATCATGTTTTTTCTCTATCATCTTCTTTCTATCCCATTATTCTTTGATCCTCCTGCATTCCtcccatttctttttcttccctctgtccctccTGTCATCCGCTGGCTGCTGTTTCCTTCCACACCATCAAGTGCCAGGGCCAAGCCAGCCCATGCCAGCCGCCCAGGGCACTCTCTCACCCCTGCTGCCCACAGCCGAGGTGTCTGAGATGGGCACAGATGTGGCGGTGGTGCCCTGTGGTGCTAGAGGCTGCGGGATGCAAGTTtgtgtaacctgtgtgtgtgtgtgtgtgtgtgtgtgtgtgtgtgtgtgtgtgtccagcgcAGCTCCCGGCTTGatctgtgtttaagtgtgtttgtctgtcagtTGGCCAGCGCTGCATAGCAGGCCATCATGTGTGTTAGGGATGAGGCAaggagcaagtgtgtgtgtgtgtgtgtgtttcgcagCCAGCTGTGGAGAATGACATGCATATTGATGTGGCAACATGATGACTTTGACCTGTACTAGAGGAGGCACTGGACTAAACCATTTTACTGCCATCATGTGTGCGGGTGTATGTGCATGAGAGAGTTTATAGTTTTATCTATTCACAGATGCATACTAGATGTTTGACAGCTGTTGACTTGGCTGAGCATGTAGCCATTCAAATTCAATTTCGGTCATTAGCAGTTTAAGCCACTTCTGATACTGATTTAGTACGAATATTCATTTTCCTCCAGTAGTGCATgagtattttaatttaaagccaTGTTTAGAGCTTTTAAAAAGCTGTGTTGGGCACAGGTCTAACAGCCATAACAACTATAAATCCCAacaatgatgaataaataaataaaataataataaacgtgttgatgaaattaaaaatgttattaagATCTGCATGTCTGTGCGAGAGCCTAAATATTGTCACAAGATTGAAGCTCACAAAAATCTACATGCCTATATTTTTAAGGAGCCAATTTTACTAGAAGCTTGTATTTAGTTACATAAACCCGCGATACACATTTTGAATGTATTACTAAGTGTGTGAAACTGCTTTTGTGAAGTACTTATACACCATCAGTGCTGGTCAACCAAAAATGGTATGTTATCATCAACATACAATGCTAATAATGTTTACACCTACAGCACCAGCTGGACACATTTGTATATAATACAAGAGCTTTGTGACACTATTAGCCCAAAATCAAAGTGGATTATCCCATTCGACAAACTGGCACGTCATAAATGTTACTTGTATGCTCTATTATAGTATTTCTGTAATCCTGAACATTCCCACATTTACACCTGCCGTTGTGAAGTGGGGTGAGAGATGAGTTAATAGTTCCCCAAATATGGGGAAAATGGGGCCGTGCATTTTCTTCAAAGGCATTCATAATTGTGTGAACGATCACAAATAGATTGAGGGGAGAGCTTCAAGCCCGGCTTGCTGTCTCAGCTCTGCACACACGGCCGATCGATGTGGGAAGCAAGAATAAGTGGCTGTGTCATAAAGTTACAGAAATTGTTGGATGCTGCTTCCCATTTCAGACAAAAGATGTGGGCGGAGGGGCATGCAGACTATATTGGCGCATCTGACGAGCACCTTGGTTAAAGCATACTGATGCCTTCAGATAAATCAAATGCAtgaacattacttttttttagctTTGGAGTTGCTACAGGTCACCGCCGTGTCACGTTTGATGTTCCGCTCATCATTACGCTTAGCGCTGTGAATACCAAGGCAGGAACGCTCGTtcgactgaggacacactgagggTTTTAGTTTATATTCTCATCACTCACAGCTAAGCTGTCCAGCAGGCTCGTTTTTCCAAACTTGGGTGTTTACATAGAAGCCCTTAAAGtctttccctccatccattGATCCAGCCATGTCTGTTGTTATTATAACATCACGAGTTTTTAAAGATGGAGTTGTAAAATATCTTTGAGATATGTGCAAATGTagaagtttttttcttttcttctccaaaaCTGGACATTATTGAAGCAGCATAGAAAGCAAGTAtcaaacacagatacacacatccACATGTCATGTGCACACCTGCTGAGGTTTGGTCACAGCCTTTTGTCTGTATAGCTGCCGGgcgcgtttaaaaaaaaattctttccttttatcttttctctttctttcctcactTGTCATATCCTCTATTGCTTTTTCTCATGCTGTTCCAAACTAAGCAAATGAACCTCAAGCAGTcgtctccctccccccctccctccctttctctttctctctctgtctgtctgcaggccTTCTGGGGTTATGCAGGATGACATGTAGTTCATTCGTAGTCGTGCCACTATTGGCCCTCTCTGGCCTTTGTAGCTGCACTGGGCCggtttgtgtgactgtgtttgtgcgAGAGTAAGACTGTGAGATTCACAGTAGCGAGGCTGGAAGGCATTTGTATGACCAGCCTTGGAAGGCAGCTCTTTGATTCTCTCTCTGCAACTTGCTCGCTCCCCTCTTtcattctgtcctcctgtcgTGGCCCAAATGATCACAGCCCGTCTTCAAACAGGGGACCTGAAGCGCAGACGGCCTCTGTTTGACTACTGATAGCCCCACCTTCCTTTCTGATAACACAAATGTAtgcacgtatatatacacacacacacacacatagataggtgtgtgcgcgcacacacacacacacacacacgtgcacgcataCATTATTTTGTACAACTAAATGCCTGCAAATGCGCACACTGATACTCACATCAGTCGAATCCACATGCCTGTACACACAGACTCGCACACATACAGATGCATTGCACGCATCCGGGGGTCCCACGGCGGCTGGTGCGCTGTGCTGCGCTCCAGGATTGGATCATCAGCCAGCTGTGAGTTGGACAGCCCAGGATCTGTCCTAATCCCCGCCACTCTGTTCACatcgcctcacacacacacacacacacactccagtccCAGCCCCAGCCCAGCAGAGGGCTTTActaagtttgttttgtttgtttgcgcctgtctttcttcactttctttcttcttctttccttgtCTCCACCCGGCCTTATCTCTCCCTGTGTTGTGATCACAGATCCCAGAGGCCTCGGTGAAAACTGCCCAGCATAACTTCTGTTTCAACTCATGCCAGATAGGCATGCAtgtggatggatgtgtgtgtttgcatagtGAATCCAGGGTTAGTTGAGACCTGTGTGCCTGCTTTGTGCTTTGGAAGGATTGAACGTCTGCAAGGTCCCAAATCTTCCACCAGTTTTATTATCCCCATAAAATCAAGCATCCATGTTCATGAGGGTGCTTGTTGCTTAGAGCTGTAGATGGACGTGAAGCAGAAATTAGGCTACTTCAGTGAAAACGTTCACTTGCATTCACTTTCTCCTCTAGATCTCTTGACTATGGATTCCTGGACCAGGAAATATCCAGACATGACTATtcatatcattttaaaatgcgGCTGTAACTCATAAACACTGAGTTGAAGAAGTTCTCAGGCATGTTGTCTAATAGGAGGCTTTGACCCATATCTAGTGGCTTTAAAGACTCACCATGACAAAACTCTACATGTTTGGCTGCGGATCCTGTCAGTAAAACTTCCACGtctggggaaaaaacaaaacttccTTCATCTCGACAGAAGTCACGGGTGTCTGCAGTGGCAGCAGATGTTGGACACCAGAGATGGAGGAAGCTGTGAGCTAAATCTGGCCTTTTGGGCTTGGTTAGCCCCGGGGTCTGAAGCTTCTGTGGCCTTTGAGGCAAAACCTCAGGTGCGGATTGAATATGGGGAAGAAAGTCTGTTAGATGACTCAGGAGAAGGAGTCGGGGCATTGTCCAGAGTGTTCTTAGCAAGGAGAACTGCTGACCTTAAccaggtttcttccatttttcctcagtttttttgggtggggggaggTTTCCTTATCCGAAGTGAGAGTCAAAAGACAGAGGGTGTCATATGCTGTACACACTGTGAAGCCCCTTAGAGAGAATtggtgatattgggctgtataacaACATTTGACTTGACCATTGTTAGGTGGAAGAACACCTTGAGGTCTCGAAGCCCAAACCATGCCCAAACTGTATCGGCACTCTTTCACCCAGTTAAGAGACGAGAGTAAAGAGCAAAATGAAACAAACGCTTATTGAGAATGTTATGAGATGAGGCTTAATGCACATTCATCAATCTTGATAAAGTAGTGGGTGAAACGAGCAGGTAGACAGCTAGAAGCTAGAAGCTAGACGGGGagacagaaagtgttttttgtgtttttgtggcctcattctcctgtgtgtgtgtgtgtgtgtgtgaccctgaAATCAGAAGGTGGATGCTGAGaggcagagaaataaaaagctCCAGACCCACTGCTGTGAGTCTTACACTCAAAGTTCCCCAAACTCTATTAAATATGTCACGCTGCtgctttcgctctctctctaaacctagttctttccttcttttttttttttctgtcctccCCTCATTTGTAGATCGTGATAGCGAGGCCTGGAAAGGCGGGgaacagaagtgtgtgtgtgtgtgtgtgtgtgtgtgtgagagagagagagtgcggaGAAGTGTAAATGAGGAAGGTGAGGCAGCAGATGCCGCGTCCCGCCAGAGGCTCGCTTTGAGCAGCGAGTGAAATCTGGGCGCGACAAAACTGCTGCAAACCAACTCGGCGGGAGGCCCTTGTCCAATCACGGCCCGGAATAAAAGGGCCGGGGCGCCACGCGGGCTGCAGTCGCTCAGGAGAGGTGGGGGCTGTAATGAACCCTCAAGCTCTGCCAgcgagtgcacacacacacttgagcaCAGCATCTTTCTTTCTACCTGGCATTAGCAACGCctaaccactgacacacacacacacacacacacacacacacacacacacacacacaccctctacaGCAACTGTGTgcttgactttgtgtgtgtgtagattaggTTGTGAGTGTGCGATTAGATGAGTCTGTGTGCACGCCTTTGTGCAAATGCTAAGTGTTGATACCTTTGGGCTACACCTGTGTCTGTGAagttttgatgtgtgtgtctctgtgtgacaGCAGCGGGGCAGTGCCAGGTATGaggtttgctgtgtgtgtgtgcgtgtgcgcttgTCTGGTCGGCAGCCATGTTGTTGGGTAGCAGATGGCACCATGGTTGGCAGGGGAGGGGCTGCTTAGCACAACTAATCAGACAGTTACGGATAGGGCAGCTGGGAGGGCCGTTGgccagccgtgtgtgtgtggggttgtgtgtgtgtgtgtgggtgggggggggttgtgtgtgtgtgtgtgtgtgtgtgtgtgtgtgtgtgtacgtaccaCAGAGTGCCATGATGTTGACAGTGGTGGGCCCGTTGGCCCGGTGACGAGACCTTGCCGCGTTCTTCTCTCCTCGCTGTTGGAGTGCCCTCTCTGCCATCCTGccttctcacctctctctcttctgcactctcactgtctctctcgctcAATCTGTTGAGACCCACTTAgtcttttatctttctttcagtttctttgactctccatctcctttttgtctctctggcACACTGTCTCACTCTGCTGCGCTCTGCTCTTTAGATATAAGTTCATCTGTGTTCATTTACTTGATGTGACGGTAATTAAAACAGAATGTGTACTTTTGTCAAGCTGGGCACTAACAAGTGGAAATtacaatacaattacaaaaatgtcTCCTTGAGCAGAAACATTTATTCTATTCTAACTGTCACTTCAAAACATGGCAGCGCTGCGCACGTGTTGACATTGATAGTGTGCATGCttgctaaaaacaaaacaacattaagcCACCGACTGTTTGTGCTGCAACCCTTGGTTTAATCAAATGTTCCCTCACATTGTTTCCATCCCTCTGCATATGCATCTTGTCTTCCACGATCACTTTCACCATATGTTGGCGTGTCTAGTGTTACAGCAAATGCATCTAGCACAAGACAGCTAAAAGCTCTAGATCTTAGCTCGTTGTCAATGTGGTGGCTGAACTTCGGGCCGATACTGAGTAGCAATCTGATGTCTGTGAGTTAATAAACACCTTTTTGCTATATCAAATATTGCCaaatttctgacattttgttaGCCCTGGCTAACATTACACTCTTCACTAGCACCTGGTTGGTGCTTCACAAGTGCAACTCTCAACAGAGATGAGAAAGACGCTCGATGGCTCATG from Cyclopterus lumpus isolate fCycLum1 chromosome 15, fCycLum1.pri, whole genome shotgun sequence carries:
- the sdccag8 gene encoding serologically defined colon cancer antigen 8 homolog isoform X1, which gives rise to MKPVDSDEEDAQQLGAYQKELRQRANQSIQQLSSALEQLSSDGEEVEEPRGSGGSLFATMAKEDKGAWSQKTQSEAVNQLKSLLLKQGRDISSPLTPSKKQSPSKRVQQEGRSNLTAFQDLVPMIHNQSDYIQHLEAEVKLCKEELHEMKQRIRVVVVENERFHSDLKSKAVDESLKEYTIHNSMVNGSLAASSHSMLQKAEHTTWKNELEQMKVIYQAQIESLEAQVISFRKNLSVSQKECEEVKDRLRHREKQAADALRADGAPRVAGLCLKCAQHEAVLAGTHTNLHVQAIDRLKKERDELLVALRAVRASQQEAQQREWSACLQVKQAVEMAEEANLYKARVEVQCEQLSRELARLREQLEREAQALKERLAEAREEGRAEARKQREELAQTVSSLSQHVAELEGELDRAHRDRSSLTSQLEDTLRKLTSQEQDNTKMCVDLRYQLSQAQLKKEEAERELRELSSKSSRRMEKAAQEVERLSSELVGCRQHLEVVQKDGSQWQAEALSLAEQLANAQRQLHLTRQDRESSERAHEEEMASATLSARERERELALLLQQTEAQHQQRVGESEGLLSSQNSLIRRLKEECCALGVKLEELTESSGGALEQLALEKQHLLETVKGLRARCSDTEDQCVQHGRMHQRMKNRLQQLDRHCQSSAQQVYELLAKQNQLIQERNTLTEEMQSLHMERRVNTVST
- the sdccag8 gene encoding serologically defined colon cancer antigen 8 homolog isoform X2, translating into MKPVDSDEEDAQQLGAYQKELRQRANQSIQQLSSALEQLSSDGEEVEEPRGSGGSLFATMAKEDKGAWSQKTQSEAVNQLKSLLLKQGRDISSPLTPSKKQSPSKRVQQEGRSNLTAFQDLVPMIHNQSDYIQHLEAEVKLCKEELHEMKQRIRVVVVENERFHSDLKSKAVDESLKEYTIHNSMVNGSLAASSHSMLQKAEHTTWKNELEQMKVIYQAQIESLEAQVISFRKNLSVSQKECEEVKDRLRHREKQAADALRADGAPRVAGLCLKCAQHEAVLAGTHTNLHVQAIDRLKKERDELLVALRAVRASQQEAQQREWSACLQVKQAVEMAEEANLYKARVEVQCEQLSRELARLREQLEREAQALKERLAEAREEGRAEARKQREELAQTVSSLSQHVAELEGELDRAHRDRSSLTSQLEDTLRKLTSQEQDNTKMCVDLRYQLSQAQLKKEEAERELRELSSKSSRRMEKAAQEVERLSSELVGCRQHLEVVQKDGSQWQAEALSLAEQLANAQRQLHLTRQDRESSERAHEEEMASATLSARERERELALLLQQTEAQHQQRVGESEGLLSSQNSLIRRLKEECCALGVKLEELTESSGGALEQLALEKQHLLETVKGLRARCSDTEDQCVQHGRMHQRMKNRIGSPLDDGLTDCVSG